One window from the genome of Musa acuminata AAA Group cultivar baxijiao chromosome BXJ1-4, Cavendish_Baxijiao_AAA, whole genome shotgun sequence encodes:
- the LOC135641828 gene encoding probable ribose-5-phosphate isomerase 2, translating to MRAACSRTIDMAIPFPHLLHHDRSQPAAPPPTCAARSQDELKRVAAHRAVEFVQSGMVLGLGTGSTAAHALDRIGDLLRCGALRDIVGIPTSEWAAARAAAAGIPLSDLNAHPVVDLSIDGADEVDPALNLVKGRGGSLLREKMVEGASRRFVVIVDESKLVPRLGASGLAVPVEVIPFGWALTLRRLRSLFEGMPGFNLKLRTAATDAKANSFDENVFEPEAFVTDNKNYIVDMFFEDGIHGDLNLISDEILRITGVVEHGMFLGLASSVIVARKDGGVAMMEKKLNGI from the coding sequence ATGCGGGCCGCTTGCTCTCGGACTATTGATATGGCGATCCCCTTTCCACATCTCCTCCACCACGACCGGTCCCAACCAGCGGCGCCCCCGCCTACCTGCGCCGCCCGGTCCCAGGACGAGTTGAAGCGCGTCGCCGCCCACCGTGCCGTGGAGTTCGTGCAGTCAGGCATGGTCCTCGGCCTTGGCACGGGCTCCACTGCCGCCCACGCCCTCGACCGCATCGGCGACCTTCTACGCTGCGGTGCCCTCCGGGACATCGTCGGCATCCCGACCTCCGAGTGGGCAGCCGCCCGCGCCGCGGCCGCCGGCATCCCCCTCTCCGACCTCAACGCCCACCCCGTGGTGGACCTCTCCATCGACGGGGCCGACGAGGTAGACCCGGCCCTCAACCTCGTGAAGGGCCGCGGCGGGTCCCTGCTCCGTGAGAAGATGGTGGAAGGCGCCAGTCGCCGCTTTGTCGTCATCGTCGATGAGTCCAAGCTGGTGCCCCGCCTCGGGGCGAGCGGCCTCGCCGTCCCCGTGGAGGTTATTCCTTTTGGCTGGGCCCTCACCCTCCGTCGTCTCCGGAGCCTCTTCGAGGGCATGCCCGGCTTCAATCTCAAGCTCAGAACCGCCGCCACCGACGCCAAAGCCAACAGCTTCGATGAGAACGTGTTCGAACCGGAGGCATTTGTGACGGACAACAAGAATTACATTGTGGATATGTTCTTCGAGGATGGGATCCATGGTGATCTCAATCTGATCAGTGACGAGATTCTAAGGATCACCGGGGTGGTGGAGCACGGGATGTTCCTCGGATTGGCATCATCAGTGATCGTGGCGAGGAAGGATGGTGGGGTGGCGATGATGGAGAAGAAATTAAATGGTATATAA